A section of the Arcobacter roscoffensis genome encodes:
- a CDS encoding SapC family protein — MFKKIVPITLNNHKDLKVKQIDNFNFVSDIHLASVMVHEFSRAAATYPIVFLEDKANDKFRPVVMLGLEAGENLFVQEGKWKASYIPAIVRRYPFALSKTGDEDRYVICIDEDSEFVNNDEGQAIFKEDGTADEVMDRVKKYLTELQQMDLFTDKFCEDMKSENMFTPLNMKVRVGDEIKNVGGAYVINEERFNDLNNEKFVELREKKYIPVIYSHLSSLAQIERLLTFKDTSRAVTEKIEERFEEVK, encoded by the coding sequence ATGTTTAAAAAAATTGTACCTATAACTTTGAATAATCACAAAGATTTAAAAGTAAAGCAAATTGATAACTTTAATTTCGTAAGTGATATTCACTTAGCTTCTGTGATGGTTCACGAATTCTCAAGAGCTGCTGCTACATACCCAATCGTTTTCTTAGAAGATAAAGCAAATGATAAATTTAGACCAGTTGTTATGTTAGGACTTGAAGCAGGTGAAAACCTATTTGTTCAAGAAGGTAAATGGAAGGCATCTTACATTCCTGCAATTGTTAGAAGATATCCTTTCGCACTTTCTAAAACAGGTGATGAAGATAGATACGTAATTTGTATTGATGAAGATAGTGAATTTGTTAACAATGACGAAGGTCAAGCTATATTCAAAGAAGACGGTACAGCTGATGAAGTAATGGATAGAGTAAAAAAATATTTAACTGAACTTCAGCAAATGGATTTATTTACTGATAAGTTTTGTGAGGATATGAAGTCTGAAAACATGTTTACACCTCTTAACATGAAAGTTAGAGTTGGTGATGAAATTAAAAATGTTGGTGGAGCTTATGTAATCAATGAAGAAAGATTTAATGACTTAAACAATGAAAAGTTTGTTGAGTTAAGAGAGAAGAAATATATTCCTGTTATTTATTCTCATTTAAGTTCATTAGCTCAAATTGAAAGATTATTGACTTTCAAAGATACATCAAGAGCAGTTACTGAAAAAATCGAAGAAAGATTTGAAGAAGTAAAATAA
- a CDS encoding cupin domain-containing protein yields MNSDYEKKALIDTNNLEWQIDTQNVFKKVLSTKDEEETSLIKLQKNSSLNQETKINSVEVFVLEGTYINQYGKFLKGTYLKLSKENESLVKTDDNCVFFRKTNHFSDEQKIIIDTETSEWLEGQGNLKVMPLDVQTALVKWPKDEKFIPHKHWGGEEILVLEGIFMDEYGNYPKGSWIRSPHLSEHFPFVKEETIIFVKTGHL; encoded by the coding sequence ATGAATAGTGACTATGAAAAAAAAGCTTTAATAGATACAAACAATCTAGAATGGCAAATAGATACTCAAAATGTATTTAAAAAAGTTTTATCAACAAAAGATGAAGAAGAAACATCTCTAATCAAACTACAAAAAAACTCTAGCTTAAATCAAGAAACAAAAATAAATAGTGTAGAAGTATTTGTTCTTGAAGGTACATACATAAACCAATATGGAAAATTTCTTAAAGGAACTTATCTCAAACTAAGTAAGGAAAATGAATCTTTAGTAAAAACAGATGATAACTGTGTATTTTTTAGAAAGACAAATCATTTTTCTGATGAACAAAAAATCATTATTGATACTGAAACCTCAGAATGGTTAGAAGGACAAGGCAATCTAAAAGTAATGCCTCTTGATGTTCAAACAGCACTAGTTAAATGGCCAAAAGATGAAAAGTTTATTCCTCATAAACACTGGGGAGGTGAAGAAATACTTGTGCTAGAAGGTATATTTATGGATGAATATGGAAACTATCCAAAAGGTTCTTGGATAAGAAGTCCTCATTTAAGTGAGCATTTTCCCTTTGTAAAAGAAGAAACTATTATCTTTGTAAAAACTGGACATTTATAG